The following proteins are co-located in the Penaeus monodon isolate SGIC_2016 chromosome 10, NSTDA_Pmon_1, whole genome shotgun sequence genome:
- the LOC119577887 gene encoding sex peptide receptor-like, giving the protein MSESPGYSFTMENYTIDILDNNDDNESYTLYNETYSNLSCSRNDSLFYINVTLQYPLELAMPLYGYALPVLFLVTTIANTLILAVLGQRHMRSPTNAVLMAMALSDMLTVLFPEPMFFYMYTLNNHPKPLSPPSACSAWMIMHETIPNLFHTASIWLTVVLAVQRYIYVCHASVARVWCTLPHVMKVIAFIFVLATIHQAPRLFDTVYSPMMIEGDDECVEVCVMSYSSWVTDLLTLDIYFSCYYIFRVIFVHLGPCLVLVILNVLLYRAMRQAQKRRQNLFKENDKKKECKKLRDDCTTLMLIVVVTVFLITEIPLAVITFLHVLSAKNIVQVFSDESYNIVNYFFIISNSFIIFSYPFNFAIYCGMSRQFRETFRDLFIRGRRMPRRDDSTRYSMINGPPKTCSTEV; this is encoded by the coding sequence ATGTCTGAGTCCCCCGGATATTCTTTCACCATGGAGAACTACACGATTGACATCCttgacaacaacgacgacaacgaATCGTACACGCTGTATAATGAAACGTACAGCAACCTTTCGTGTTCGAGAAACgattcattattttacattaatgTGACCCTTCAGTACCCCCTGGAGTTAGCGATGCCCCTCTACGGCTATGCTCTGCCGGTGCTCTTCCTGGTTACCACAATTGCCAACACCCTGATCCTCGCTGTGCTTGGCCAGCGACACATGCGATCCCCGACGAACGCGGTTCTGATGGCCATGGCCCTCTCCGACATGCTGACGGTGCTCTTCCCCGAGCCGATGTTCTTCTACATGTACACGCTGAACAACCACCCGAAGCCTCTGTCGCCGCCCTCGGCATGCAGCGCCTGGATGATCATGCACGAGACCATCCCTAATCTGTTCCACACGGCGTCCATCTGGCTGACGGTGGTGCTGGCGGTACAGCGTTACATCTACGTGTGCCATGCGTCGGTGGCCCGAGTCTGGTGCACTCTACCGCACGTCATGAAAGTGATCGCCTTCATTTTCGTCCTGGCCACCATCCACCAGGCGCCGCGACTCTTCGACACCGTGTACAGCCCCATGATGATCGAGGGAGACGACGAGTGTGTCGAGGTGTGCGTCATGAGTTATTCCAGTTGGGTCACGGACCTGCTTACTCTCGATATATATTTCTCATGTTATTACATCTTCAGGGTGATCTTCGTGCACCTCGGTCCATGCCTCGTGCTGGTCATCCTCAACGTGCTTTTGTACAGGGCCATGCGACAAGCGCAGAAGCGGAGGCAGAACCTCTTCAAGGAAAATGACAAGAAGAAGGAATGCAAGAAGCTGCGCGACGACTGCACGACGCTGATGCtcattgtcgtcgtgacagtcttcctCATCACGGAGATTCCGCTGGCAGTCATCACATTCCTGCACGTTCTTTCTGCGAAGAATATCGTCCAGGTCTTCTCGGATGAATCATATAACATCGTCAATTACTTCTTCATCATCTCCAACtctttcatcattttctcataTCCCTTCAACTTCGCCATCTACTGCGGGATGTCGCGGCAGTTCAGGGAGACCTTCCGAGACCTGTTCATCCGCGGCCGGAGGATGCCACGCCGCGACGACTCCACTCGCTACTCCATGATCAACGGCCCTCCCAAGACGTGCTCCACGGAAGTCTGA